A region of Modestobacter marinus DNA encodes the following proteins:
- the glnA gene encoding type I glutamate--ammonia ligase has product MFNSPEEVTAYIRDNDVKFVDVRFCDLPGVMQHFTIPAETFGPDTFADGLGFDGSSIRGFQAINESDMLLLPDASSAYVDPFRIHKTLNINFFIHDPITREAYSRDPRNVAKKAEAYLAASGIADTAYFGPEAEFYVFDSVRHNTSINEGYYHIDAVEGSWNSGSLTGENGGPNLGYKTRPKGGYFPVEPYDHQSDLRSTMMVNLANAGLELERGHHEVGTGGQAEINYKFDTLLRSADSLMLFKYIVKNTAWAAGKSATFMPKPLYGDNGSGMHCHQSLWKDGEPLFHAETGYAGLSDMARHYIGGLLAHAPSLLAFTNPTVNSYHRLVPGYEAPINLVYSARNRSACCRIPISGDSPKAKRIEFRVPDPSANPYLAFSAMMMAGLDGIKNKIEPPAPVDKDLYELPPEEALGIEKVPASLDAVLDRLEVDHDYLLDGGVFTSDLIETWIEYKRENEIDPIRLRPHPHEFAMYYDI; this is encoded by the coding sequence ATGTTCAACAGTCCCGAAGAGGTCACCGCCTACATCCGCGACAACGACGTGAAGTTCGTCGACGTCCGGTTCTGCGATCTCCCTGGCGTCATGCAGCACTTCACCATCCCCGCGGAGACGTTCGGGCCTGACACCTTCGCCGACGGCCTGGGCTTCGACGGCTCGTCCATCCGCGGGTTCCAGGCGATCAACGAGTCCGACATGCTGCTGCTGCCCGACGCGAGCAGCGCGTACGTCGACCCGTTCCGCATCCACAAGACGCTGAACATCAACTTCTTCATCCACGACCCGATCACGCGTGAGGCCTACAGCCGCGACCCGCGCAACGTGGCGAAGAAGGCCGAGGCCTACCTGGCGGCCAGCGGCATCGCCGACACCGCGTACTTCGGCCCCGAGGCCGAGTTCTACGTGTTCGACTCGGTGCGGCACAACACCTCGATCAACGAGGGCTACTACCACATCGACGCGGTCGAGGGGTCCTGGAACTCGGGCTCGCTCACCGGCGAGAACGGCGGCCCCAACCTGGGCTACAAGACCCGGCCCAAGGGCGGGTACTTCCCGGTCGAGCCCTACGACCACCAGAGCGACCTGCGCTCGACGATGATGGTCAACCTGGCCAACGCCGGGCTCGAGCTCGAGCGCGGTCACCACGAGGTCGGCACCGGCGGCCAGGCCGAGATCAACTACAAGTTCGACACGCTGCTGCGCTCGGCCGACAGCCTGATGCTCTTCAAGTACATCGTGAAGAACACCGCGTGGGCGGCCGGCAAGTCCGCGACCTTCATGCCGAAGCCGCTCTACGGCGACAACGGCTCGGGCATGCACTGCCACCAGAGCCTCTGGAAGGACGGCGAGCCGCTCTTCCACGCCGAGACCGGTTACGCGGGGCTGTCCGACATGGCCCGGCACTACATCGGCGGCCTCCTGGCCCACGCCCCGTCGCTGCTGGCCTTCACCAACCCGACGGTGAACAGCTACCACCGTCTGGTGCCGGGCTACGAGGCGCCGATCAACCTGGTCTACTCCGCCCGCAACCGCTCGGCCTGCTGCCGCATCCCGATCTCCGGCGACAGCCCGAAGGCCAAGCGCATCGAGTTCCGCGTGCCCGACCCGTCGGCCAACCCCTACCTCGCCTTCTCGGCGATGATGATGGCCGGCCTCGACGGCATCAAGAACAAGATCGAGCCGCCGGCCCCGGTGGACAAGGACCTCTACGAGCTGCCGCCCGAGGAGGCCCTGGGCATCGAGAAGGTGCCGGCGTCCCTCGACGCGGTGCTCGACCGGCTCGAGGTCGACCACGACTACCTGCTCGACGGTGGCGTGTTCACCTCCGACCTGATCGAGACCTGGATCGAGTACAAGCGGGAGAACGAGATCGACCCGATCCGGCTCCGCCCGCACCCGCACGAGTTCGCGATGTACTACGACATCTGA
- a CDS encoding helix-turn-helix domain-containing protein, with translation MTTTSPPSAAGALLREWREQRRLSQLDLAAVTGTSTRHLSCVETGRSRPSRQLVLRLGEGLQMPLSEQNRVLLAAGYAPEYQDARRDAAATRYLLEVLDLALAAHDPWPALVIDAHFDVVAMNAAVERLMTLVDPELLDPPVNVVRVMLHPRGLADRVVNYGAWRAHLLRQVRRHAAADPSVDLQALLTEASGYPDRAPATPAHAGATFALPLELRVDGAVLRTYSTVATFGTPLDVAASELAIETFLPADETTRRWFAEAAAGT, from the coding sequence GTGACGACGACCTCCCCGCCGTCCGCCGCCGGCGCGCTGCTCCGGGAGTGGCGGGAGCAGCGACGGCTGAGCCAGCTGGACCTGGCCGCCGTGACGGGGACGTCCACGCGGCACCTGTCCTGTGTCGAGACGGGGAGGTCCCGCCCGAGCCGTCAGCTGGTCCTCAGGCTCGGCGAGGGCCTGCAGATGCCGCTGTCGGAGCAGAACCGGGTCCTGCTCGCCGCCGGGTACGCGCCGGAGTACCAGGACGCCCGGCGCGACGCCGCGGCCACCCGGTACCTGCTCGAGGTCCTCGACCTGGCGCTGGCCGCGCACGACCCGTGGCCGGCGCTGGTCATCGACGCGCACTTCGACGTCGTCGCGATGAACGCCGCCGTCGAGCGGCTGATGACCCTGGTCGACCCGGAGCTGCTCGATCCGCCGGTCAACGTCGTCCGGGTGATGCTGCACCCGCGCGGGCTCGCGGACCGGGTGGTGAACTACGGCGCCTGGCGGGCGCACCTCCTGCGGCAGGTCCGGCGACATGCCGCAGCCGATCCGTCGGTCGACCTGCAGGCCCTGCTCACCGAGGCGTCCGGCTACCCGGACCGGGCCCCGGCCACGCCGGCGCACGCCGGTGCGACGTTCGCCCTGCCGCTCGAGCTGCGGGTCGACGGCGCCGTCCTGCGGACGTACAGCACCGTCGCCACGTTCGGCACCCCGCTGGACGTCGCCGCCAGCGAGCTCGCCATCGAGACGTTCCTGCCGGCGGACGAGACGACCCGGCGGTGGTTCGCCGAGGCGGCCGCCGGGACGTGA
- a CDS encoding EAL domain-containing protein — protein sequence MKKRRSDADQQVAELLRTAKDSLQLSVAFLSRLDGTTQHLEVVESSVPFLFQEGNQQRQETSFCQAVLDGRLPAVIPDVRQHPVAMSLPAARLPRIRSYVSVPVVLSDGELYGTFCAAGLTSDKGLTKRDQSLMTVLASAAAVIVEPTVRERERRGELLGRLEPVLADGGPVVVLQPIVDLVTGRRVGSEALSRFPASWGKAPDVCFEEAHSVGLGHELELLALRRAAEHLDVVEGYVAMNISPATLVQPEFAALMATLPLERVLLELSEHDQVADYDALAAVLGPMRARGLRLAIDDVGAGFSSLRHIVITAPDVIKLDRSIVSGVDVDPVLTRLVSSLVEFGHGCGASVVAEGVETAPEAAALRGLGVDLGQGWHFGRPEHPGAAVAAPPVQVPRARTAAEDPAVPAPAG from the coding sequence GTGAAGAAGAGACGGTCGGACGCCGACCAGCAGGTCGCCGAGCTGCTGCGGACCGCCAAGGACTCGCTGCAGCTGTCCGTGGCGTTCCTCAGCCGGCTGGACGGCACCACCCAGCACTTGGAGGTCGTCGAGTCCTCGGTGCCCTTCCTGTTCCAGGAGGGCAACCAGCAGCGTCAGGAGACCTCCTTCTGCCAGGCCGTCCTCGACGGCCGGCTGCCCGCGGTCATCCCCGACGTCCGGCAGCACCCGGTGGCGATGTCGCTGCCGGCGGCCCGGCTGCCGAGGATCCGCAGCTACGTCTCGGTCCCCGTGGTGCTCAGCGACGGCGAGCTCTACGGCACCTTCTGCGCCGCCGGCCTCACCTCGGACAAGGGGCTGACCAAGCGGGACCAGTCGCTGATGACCGTCCTCGCCTCGGCCGCGGCGGTCATCGTCGAGCCCACGGTGCGTGAGCGGGAGCGGCGGGGCGAGCTGCTCGGCCGGCTCGAACCGGTGCTCGCCGACGGTGGCCCGGTCGTCGTCCTCCAGCCCATCGTCGATCTGGTCACCGGTCGCCGGGTCGGCTCCGAGGCGCTCAGCCGGTTCCCGGCGTCGTGGGGCAAGGCGCCGGACGTCTGCTTCGAGGAGGCGCACAGCGTCGGACTGGGGCACGAACTGGAGCTGCTGGCGCTGCGCCGGGCGGCTGAGCACCTGGACGTCGTCGAGGGGTACGTCGCCATGAACATCTCCCCGGCGACGCTGGTGCAGCCGGAGTTCGCGGCACTGATGGCGACGTTGCCGCTGGAGCGGGTGCTGCTGGAGCTCTCCGAACACGACCAGGTGGCCGACTACGACGCGTTGGCCGCGGTGCTCGGCCCGATGCGTGCCCGCGGGTTGCGACTGGCCATCGACGACGTCGGCGCCGGGTTCTCCTCGCTGCGGCACATCGTCATCACCGCACCGGACGTCATCAAGCTGGACCGCAGCATCGTCTCCGGCGTCGACGTCGACCCGGTGCTGACCCGGCTCGTCTCGTCCCTGGTCGAGTTCGGGCACGGCTGCGGCGCCAGCGTCGTGGCCGAGGGCGTCGAGACGGCGCCGGAGGCCGCGGCGCTGCGCGGGCTCGGGGTGGACCTCGGGCAGGGCTGGCACTTCGGCCGCCCGGAGCACCCCGGTGCCGCGGTCGCCGCACCGCCGGTGCAGGTCCCGCGCGCCCGCACCGCGGCAGAGGACCCGGCGGTGCCCGCACCGGCCGGGTGA
- a CDS encoding RDD family protein — protein sequence MARDDAQPSQERARGAALGLPGDGPGSLASFGQRVVAFLVDALAAALVAGLFTAPELPRNWSLLSFALITVVFLVLAGQTPGMRLLGLRLAHPEPEQRVALWRAVARTGLLVLLVPALVVDVDGRGLHDRWTGTAVIRDR from the coding sequence GTGGCCAGGGACGACGCTCAACCCTCTCAGGAGCGCGCCCGCGGCGCGGCACTGGGGCTGCCCGGTGACGGACCCGGCTCACTCGCCTCCTTCGGGCAGCGGGTCGTCGCCTTCCTCGTCGACGCGCTGGCCGCGGCGCTGGTCGCCGGCCTGTTCACCGCGCCGGAGCTGCCCCGCAACTGGAGCCTGCTGTCCTTCGCGCTGATCACCGTGGTCTTCCTGGTGCTGGCCGGTCAGACGCCGGGCATGCGCCTGCTCGGCCTGCGGCTGGCCCACCCGGAGCCGGAGCAGCGGGTCGCCCTGTGGCGTGCGGTCGCGCGCACCGGGCTGCTCGTGCTGCTGGTGCCGGCGCTCGTCGTCGACGTCGACGGTCGTGGCCTGCACGACCGGTGGACCGGCACCGCGGTCATCCGGGACCGCTGA
- a CDS encoding alpha/beta fold hydrolase, with amino-acid sequence MDLPIGETQLVPVGDTAMNVWTAGDDGPTVLLVHGIPTNHRLWWDVVPAVAERARVLAVDMAGYGDSPAPDGQPVDLAAQAARLLDLLDALGLDRVVVVGHDLGGGVAQILATTASDRVAGLGVVDGVCYDAWPVPLVRAMKAGWPLVRQLPPSALGTALRPALRTLFAHQERAAPFLDRFVEPWERPDGPRLLSRHLRSLDSVYTQTVAPFLSRLTVPAEVVWGRQDHQMKPEHGQRLADDLPGARLTWVDDASHFVPADRPDVVAEAVLRLVDRA; translated from the coding sequence ATGGACCTGCCGATCGGAGAGACCCAGCTCGTCCCCGTGGGGGACACCGCCATGAACGTCTGGACCGCCGGGGACGACGGACCCACGGTCCTGCTCGTCCACGGCATCCCGACCAACCACCGCCTCTGGTGGGACGTCGTCCCGGCCGTGGCCGAGCGGGCCAGGGTGCTGGCCGTCGACATGGCCGGCTACGGCGACTCCCCCGCACCCGACGGGCAACCGGTGGACCTCGCTGCCCAGGCCGCGCGCCTGCTGGACCTGCTCGACGCCCTCGGCCTCGACCGGGTCGTCGTGGTGGGGCACGACCTCGGGGGCGGGGTGGCCCAGATCCTGGCCACGACGGCGAGCGACCGGGTCGCCGGCCTGGGGGTCGTGGACGGCGTCTGCTACGACGCGTGGCCGGTGCCGCTGGTGCGCGCGATGAAGGCCGGCTGGCCGCTGGTCCGGCAGCTGCCCCCTTCCGCCCTCGGCACGGCGTTGCGGCCGGCGTTGCGCACGCTGTTCGCCCACCAGGAGCGTGCGGCGCCCTTCCTGGACCGGTTCGTCGAGCCGTGGGAGCGACCGGACGGACCCCGGCTGCTGAGCCGGCACCTGCGCTCGCTCGACTCCGTCTACACCCAGACCGTCGCCCCGTTCCTGTCCCGTCTGACCGTCCCGGCCGAGGTGGTCTGGGGTCGGCAGGACCACCAGATGAAGCCCGAGCACGGCCAGCGGCTGGCCGACGACCTGCCGGGCGCGCGGCTCACCTGGGTCGACGACGCCAGCCACTTCGTGCCCGCCGACCGCCCCGACGTGGTCGCGGAGGCAGTGCTGCGGCTGGTCGACCGCGCGTGA
- a CDS encoding AMIN-like domain-containing (lipo)protein, translating to MNTFLALSSSLLLGATGLVGGATAAPPAGPPAPVPLAASPAPQTALTPVGTPSTGPVQAGDFPAVTGPTAHLTDVRTARHDGFDRVVLEFAGDRVPSYRVSYVEPPITEDGSGAEVPVPGAAFLEVRAAPASGVDLSGDEPRETYTGPDRVAPSGDGVVTEVVRTGDFEGQLAWTIGLQQRVPFGVAVLEEPTRLVVDVLHEPAQGVEPIGAGDTADSVVAGAGAPVVVTDVRLGAHPGFDRIVFEVAGEGEAGWRIGYTDDPRAQGSGAPIDVPGEAVLGMTLTNIVLPGDAPAGVQPWDGPDRRQLPGASTVQSLVEDTLYEGQYTFFAGLDAERPFAVSRLSSPQRVVVDVLAQEGRPPVDLGSRCEHPDGFALSYPGSWSTNSGDVLPPCSRFAPEPFTLVSGTDVRTAPIAASVEPVPYDRVSAPGQGAEESRSGTIVDGRQGVRIQRTSSGEGLWPEGTPVTTYAIDLGADGPDGPATLVVNTVGLPEFDYERNVRVMDHMVHTLDITAGS from the coding sequence GTGAACACCTTCCTCGCACTCTCGTCCTCGCTGTTGCTGGGGGCCACCGGCCTGGTCGGCGGTGCCACCGCCGCCCCGCCGGCCGGACCACCCGCCCCGGTGCCACTCGCTGCCTCGCCGGCACCCCAGACCGCCCTCACCCCCGTGGGGACACCCAGCACCGGCCCGGTGCAGGCGGGGGACTTCCCGGCCGTGACCGGGCCGACGGCCCACCTGACCGACGTCCGGACGGCCCGGCACGACGGGTTCGACCGGGTGGTCCTGGAGTTCGCGGGCGACCGGGTCCCCAGCTACCGGGTGTCCTACGTCGAGCCGCCGATCACCGAGGACGGCTCCGGCGCCGAGGTCCCGGTGCCGGGTGCCGCGTTCCTGGAGGTCCGGGCCGCACCGGCCAGCGGCGTGGACCTGTCCGGCGACGAGCCCCGGGAGACCTACACCGGGCCCGACCGGGTCGCCCCGTCCGGGGACGGTGTCGTCACGGAGGTCGTCCGGACCGGCGACTTCGAGGGGCAGCTGGCCTGGACGATCGGGCTGCAGCAGCGCGTGCCCTTCGGCGTGGCGGTGCTCGAGGAGCCGACCCGGCTGGTCGTGGACGTGCTCCACGAGCCGGCGCAGGGGGTCGAGCCGATCGGGGCCGGGGACACCGCCGACTCCGTGGTCGCCGGCGCGGGCGCCCCGGTGGTGGTCACCGACGTCCGGCTGGGTGCCCACCCCGGGTTCGACCGGATCGTCTTCGAGGTCGCCGGTGAGGGGGAGGCCGGCTGGCGGATCGGCTACACCGACGACCCCCGGGCCCAGGGCTCGGGTGCGCCGATCGACGTCCCGGGGGAGGCCGTCCTCGGCATGACGCTGACCAACATCGTCCTGCCCGGCGACGCCCCGGCCGGTGTGCAGCCCTGGGACGGCCCCGACCGCCGGCAGCTGCCCGGGGCCTCGACCGTGCAGTCGCTGGTGGAGGACACCCTGTACGAGGGCCAGTACACCTTCTTCGCCGGGCTCGACGCCGAGCGGCCGTTCGCGGTCTCCCGGCTGTCCTCGCCGCAGCGGGTCGTCGTCGACGTGCTGGCCCAGGAGGGGCGGCCGCCGGTGGATCTCGGCAGCCGGTGCGAGCACCCCGACGGCTTCGCGCTGAGCTACCCGGGGTCGTGGTCGACCAACAGCGGTGACGTGCTGCCGCCCTGCTCGCGGTTCGCACCGGAGCCGTTCACGCTGGTCTCCGGGACCGACGTGCGGACGGCCCCGATCGCCGCGTCGGTGGAGCCGGTGCCCTACGACCGGGTGAGCGCGCCTGGTCAAGGCGCGGAGGAGAGCCGGAGCGGCACCATCGTCGACGGGCGGCAGGGCGTGCGGATCCAGCGCACCTCGAGCGGCGAGGGCCTGTGGCCGGAGGGCACCCCGGTCACCACCTACGCGATCGACCTGGGCGCGGACGGACCCGACGGCCCGGCCACGCTGGTGGTGAACACGGTGGGGCTGCCGGAGTTCGACTACGAGCGGAACGTCCGGGTCATGGACCACATGGTGCACACCCTGGACATCACGGCCGGGTCCTGA
- a CDS encoding methyl-accepting chemotaxis protein produces MRRRTSTPVASTMDTGQMPRDVEAVEAVIARLEQGVTDEAHAHRLILETLVQELGIGYGGVWLAGDGGTFQLTHESGALAPAIAAQFGAQALQMTAADGYGGEAIRNKRTLVTDAGSDPRKCLRWAAASSAGATAGCIVPLVESGRVVALYEYYNDGELPFFGARQGKWDSLSRLLTHARRSALGRAELQETLDDRVAVTTVVTELSAARDQQAALRIALDTVREAFGWAYGSYWALDENAKVLRFQQESGSAGEEFRKVTLAASFAEGVGLSGRTWRSRDLFFVRDIGEMTDCVRAPAAQRAGVRSGVCFPLMVGGRVIGTMDFFVTRTIELSESRRSALRNVQQLVSQRLDVLRRTEESAENARELLDTVSRLREAAGDAGRVAESAVSQASTMTSEVEALDEASAAVGEVIRIISGIADQTNLLALNATIEAARAGELGKGFAVVASEVKDLARETANATQRVSDQIAGIQASSRAVADGIHTTGEIIGQLDAVQARIGEVLEEQARMASAFDEHV; encoded by the coding sequence ATGAGGCGGCGCACCAGCACCCCGGTCGCGAGCACGATGGACACCGGGCAGATGCCCCGGGACGTCGAGGCGGTGGAGGCCGTGATCGCCCGGCTGGAGCAGGGCGTCACCGACGAGGCCCACGCGCACCGGCTCATCCTCGAGACGCTCGTCCAGGAGCTCGGCATCGGCTACGGCGGGGTGTGGCTGGCCGGCGACGGCGGCACCTTCCAGCTGACCCACGAGTCCGGTGCCCTGGCCCCCGCCATCGCCGCGCAGTTCGGGGCCCAGGCGCTGCAGATGACCGCCGCCGACGGCTACGGCGGCGAGGCGATCCGGAACAAGAGGACGCTGGTGACCGACGCCGGCAGCGACCCGCGGAAGTGCCTGCGCTGGGCCGCAGCGTCCAGCGCCGGCGCCACCGCCGGGTGCATCGTGCCGTTGGTGGAGAGCGGCCGGGTCGTCGCGCTCTACGAGTACTACAACGACGGCGAGCTGCCCTTCTTCGGTGCCCGCCAGGGCAAGTGGGACTCCCTGAGCCGCCTGCTCACCCACGCCCGCCGGTCCGCGCTGGGCAGGGCCGAGCTGCAGGAGACCCTCGACGACCGGGTCGCGGTCACCACGGTCGTCACCGAGCTGAGCGCGGCCCGCGACCAGCAGGCCGCCCTGCGGATCGCGCTGGACACCGTGCGGGAGGCCTTCGGCTGGGCGTACGGCTCCTACTGGGCACTCGACGAGAACGCGAAGGTGCTGCGCTTCCAGCAGGAGTCCGGTTCGGCCGGTGAGGAGTTCCGCAAGGTCACCCTGGCCGCGAGCTTCGCCGAGGGGGTCGGCCTGTCCGGGCGCACCTGGCGGTCCCGGGACCTCTTCTTCGTCCGCGACATCGGCGAGATGACCGACTGCGTCCGCGCCCCCGCGGCCCAGCGCGCCGGGGTCAGGTCCGGGGTGTGCTTCCCGCTGATGGTCGGCGGCCGGGTCATCGGCACGATGGACTTCTTCGTCACCAGGACGATCGAGCTGTCGGAGTCCCGCCGCTCGGCGCTGCGCAACGTCCAGCAGCTGGTCTCCCAGCGGCTGGACGTGCTGCGCCGCACGGAGGAGTCGGCCGAGAACGCCCGCGAGCTGCTGGACACGGTGTCCCGGCTCCGCGAGGCCGCCGGTGACGCCGGCCGGGTCGCCGAGAGCGCGGTCAGCCAGGCGTCCACGATGACCAGCGAGGTCGAGGCGCTGGACGAGGCCTCGGCAGCGGTCGGCGAGGTCATCCGGATCATCTCCGGCATCGCCGACCAGACCAACCTGCTCGCGCTGAACGCCACGATCGAGGCGGCCCGCGCCGGCGAGCTGGGCAAGGGCTTCGCGGTCGTGGCCAGCGAGGTCAAGGACCTCGCCCGGGAGACCGCCAACGCCACGCAGCGGGTGTCCGACCAGATCGCCGGGATCCAGGCGAGCAGCCGGGCGGTGGCCGACGGCATCCACACCACCGGGGAGATCATCGGCCAGCTGGACGCCGTCCAGGCCCGGATCGGTGAGGTGCTGGAGGAGCAGGCCCGGATGGCCTCCGCCTTCGACGAGCACGTCTGA
- a CDS encoding CDGSH iron-sulfur domain-containing protein, which translates to MPTDESPVPVSDDPADVTDARVREEPPADEPTATITPYRDGPLIVRGDFRLVDTDGQEIDPGRRTVALCRCGKSGIKPFCDGTHKRAGFHSGSAPSRPRPAARLFQEAGRESDDGHRPPA; encoded by the coding sequence GTGCCCACCGATGAGAGCCCGGTCCCCGTGTCCGACGACCCCGCCGACGTGACCGACGCCCGGGTGCGCGAGGAGCCCCCGGCCGACGAGCCGACGGCGACCATCACGCCCTATCGGGACGGCCCGCTGATCGTCCGCGGCGACTTCCGGCTGGTCGACACCGACGGCCAGGAGATCGACCCGGGCCGCCGGACGGTCGCGCTGTGCCGGTGCGGGAAGTCGGGGATCAAGCCCTTCTGCGACGGCACCCACAAGCGCGCCGGCTTCCACTCCGGCAGTGCGCCGTCCCGCCCCCGGCCGGCTGCCCGGCTGTTCCAGGAGGCCGGCCGCGAGTCCGACGACGGGCACCGGCCCCCGGCCTGA
- a CDS encoding iron-containing redox enzyme family protein, translating to MRLPKPRGPVSAALSADLLAGSTLSTRTLAAAEGLAASATEPLTDDDLQLTLAICYELHYRGFDGVDDAWEWDPELLRLRALLEQRHLAALRELVTPVEVTDEPVDQQLTAVIAADDGPSLSRYLAKHGTREQWREYLTLRSVYHLKEGDPHTWAIPRISGRAKAAMVEIQADEYGGGSAERMHSQLFAGMMADLGLDTGYGALWDDAPAVAFTSVNTMSLFGLHRRFRGACLGHLTAVEMTSSEPSRRYSSGLRRLGFGEGTSVFYDEHVEADAVHEQIASVDMCGSLVAEDPSLAADVLFGAQCSLALDGLTAEHLLGAWEAGRSGLRRDEPVAA from the coding sequence ATGCGCCTACCCAAGCCCCGGGGCCCCGTCAGCGCCGCGCTGAGCGCGGACCTCCTCGCCGGGTCGACCCTGAGCACCCGCACGCTCGCCGCCGCCGAGGGGCTGGCGGCGTCGGCGACCGAGCCGCTGACCGACGACGACCTCCAGCTGACCCTCGCCATCTGCTACGAGCTGCACTACCGCGGCTTCGACGGGGTGGACGACGCCTGGGAGTGGGACCCGGAGCTGCTGCGGCTGCGTGCCCTGCTCGAGCAGCGGCACCTCGCGGCGCTGCGGGAGCTGGTCACCCCGGTCGAGGTCACCGACGAGCCGGTCGACCAGCAGCTCACCGCGGTGATCGCCGCCGACGACGGGCCGTCGCTGTCGAGGTACCTGGCCAAGCACGGCACCCGCGAGCAGTGGCGGGAGTACCTCACGCTGCGGTCGGTCTACCACCTCAAGGAGGGCGACCCGCACACCTGGGCCATCCCGCGGATCAGCGGTCGGGCCAAGGCGGCGATGGTGGAGATCCAGGCCGACGAGTACGGCGGCGGGTCGGCCGAGCGCATGCACAGCCAGCTGTTCGCCGGGATGATGGCCGACCTCGGCCTGGACACCGGCTACGGCGCGCTCTGGGACGACGCGCCCGCGGTGGCGTTCACCTCGGTCAACACCATGTCGCTGTTCGGGCTGCACCGCCGGTTCCGCGGGGCGTGCCTGGGCCACCTGACCGCAGTGGAGATGACCTCCTCGGAGCCCAGCCGCCGGTACTCCTCCGGGCTGCGGCGCCTCGGGTTCGGCGAGGGGACCAGCGTCTTCTACGACGAGCACGTGGAGGCCGACGCGGTGCACGAGCAGATCGCGTCGGTCGACATGTGCGGCTCGCTGGTCGCCGAGGACCCGTCGCTGGCCGCCGACGTCCTGTTCGGCGCCCAGTGCTCGCTGGCCCTGGACGGTCTGACCGCCGAGCACCTGCTCGGCGCGTGGGAGGCCGGCCGCTCGGGCCTCCGCCGGGACGAGCCGGTCGCCGCCTGA